In Deltaproteobacteria bacterium, the sequence AACCCTATCTGCTGGCGCGGATGATCGAGCTGGTGCAGCCGAAGGCGGACACGCGCGTGCTCGAGGTCGGCACCGGCACGGGGTACGCCGCCGCACTCCTCGCCGAGCTCGCCGCCGAGGTCTTCTCGGTTGGCGTCATTCCCGAATCCGCGGCGACCGCGCGCCTGCGGTTGGCGCGCGAGGGATACCAGAACGTGCACGTGAAGGTCGGCGACGGCTCGCTCGGCTGGCGTGAGTACGGTCCGTACGACGCGGTCATCGTCACGTCGATCGGTCCCCGCGTGCCGCCCGCGCTCATCGAGCAATTGGTCGAGGGTGGGGTGCTGGTGATGCCGGTCGGCCCGCCGCGCGGGAGGCAGGTGTTGCTGCGGGGCGTGAAGAAGGGGTTCAAGCTGCGCGCCAAGGAAGTGGCGGAGCTTCAACCCGGAGGCGGTTCGGCCGCTCCTCGGCCGCCTGCGCGTGGCCCGGGACGAGGTCAGGGAGCGACGTCCGGCGCAGAGCCCGAACGAGCTCCGAAACGATAGATGACCTCGCCCGGTCGCGTGAATCCCAGTTGCTCGCGCGCCAGACGCTCGAGCGTGCGGTCGTCGGCGCGCAGGCGATGAATCCGGTTTCGGAGCTGAGCGTTCTCGTGCAACAGGACCGCGATGCGACGATCGAGCTCGTCCTGCTCCGCCGTCAGCGTCCGGAGATGAAGCACGCCACGGCTGCCGAAGATCACGACACCGACGAGCACCGTCGTCGCCGCGACCGCCGCCATTACCACCGCGCGTTGGCGAGATGTGCTCGCCGCACCCCTCCACCACATGCGGCGCGATCGTATACGAGCGATCCGCCGGGCCACAAGCCGAACCACCGAAGGAGAGCACGATGAAGATCGCCAAGGTGCATGCGCGTGAGATCCTCGACTCGCGAGGGAATCCCACGGTCGAAGTCGACGTAACCCTGAACGACGGGACGCTCGGACGCGCCGCGGTTCCGTCCGGAGCATCGACCGGGGAGTACGAAGCGGTCGAGCTGCGCGACGGGCGGGACGAGCGCTACTCCGGCAAGGGCGTCAGGCGCGCCGTCGACAACGTGAACAAGGCGCTCGCGCGCAAGCTCGTCGGGTGCGATCCGCGGCGTCAGGCCGAGATCGATCGGCTGATGATCGAGCTCGACGGGACGCCGAACAAGAAGCGTTTCGGCGCGAACGCGATCCTCGGAGTGTCGCTCGCCGTCGCCCGGGCGGCTGCCGCGCGCTCCGGCAAGGCGCTCTACGCCTACCTCGGCGGCGCGCGCGCGCGCGTGCTTCCCGTTCCGATGTTCAACATCCTGAACGGCGGCGCGCATGCCGACAACACGGTCGATCTCCAGGAGTTCATGGTGATGCCGGTCGGCGCCCGATCCTTCGCGGACGCGCTGCGGGTGGGCGCCGAGATCTTCCACGCCTTGCGGGCGGTGTTGCGAGGCCGGAGGCTGTCGACCGGGGTCGGCGACGAGGGTGGCTTCGCGCCGAACCTCGCGTCCGACGAGGAGGCGCTGGCGGCCATCATGGAAGCGATCGGGGCCGCCGGCTATCGTGCCGGGACGCAGGTGAAGATCGCCATCGACGCGGCGGCAAGCGAGCTCTGGAAGGACGGCCGCTACGTGTTCAAGAAATCGGGCGCCGCCGATCGCACACAGGCCGACATGGTCGACCTGTATGCCGACTGGGTCGACCGGTACCCCATCGTCTCGATCGAGGACGGCATGGCCGAGAACGATTGGGACGGGTGGGCGCTCCTCACGAAACGCTTGGGGCGCAAGATCCAGCTCGTCGGCGACGACCTGTTCGTCACCAATCCGAGCCGGCTCCGCCAGGGTATCGAGGCGGGTGCCGCCAACTCCATCCTGGTCAAGGTGAATCAGATCGGGACGCTCACGGAGACCCTCGAGGCGATCACCGTCGCGCGCGAGGCCGGCTACACGACCGTCATTTCGCACCGCTCCGGCGAGACCGAGGACTCCACGATCGCCGACCTCGCGGTCGCCGTGAACGCGGGCCAGATCAAGACCGGCAGTCCGTGTCGGGGCGAGCGCACGGCGAAATACAATCAGTTGCTGCGCATCGAAGAAGCCCTCGGCCGACGGGCGACGTACCCGGGCGCGAAAGCCTTCATGTTCCGGACCCCGCGTCGCGCGGCGCGGCGGCGCTAGGAGTCTCCGCACGGACCGGCCTTCCAGCTCGGATCCGATCCGTGCGGAGCTTCCCTCGGAATTCGCCCGCGTCCGGTCCATGTTTCTGAGCTGGTTTAAAACGCTCTGTTACTCTTTCCCCCAGGGAGGGGTGAACGCGATTTTAAGCTCGCGAGTGTCTCCCGACATGACTCTGATTCTCCATCGGAATTCAGTTCCAAAATGCAATTTTTCTCTTGACATGCGCTACAGCACTTTCCTATGATGCCATCCGGTTGAGTGGTGGGGTGGCTGTGGATCGGGGGAGCGCTCGCCTGAGCGAACCTAGGGTCAAACGCAGCTAACGTTTTTGAGGAGGTGCCTATGGCAGCCAAGAAGAAAGCGTCCAAGGCCAAGAAGAAAGCGCCGGCCAAGAAGGGCGCTGCCAAGAAGAAGAAGTAGCTTCTTCTCTTCAGTTCTGTTCGCAGCGAGAAGTTCTCGTAGCGTGTAGTTTCCGTCTGGACTCAGGCGAGGTGTAGAGCCCCCTGGGCTCTATGGAAAAAGGCCCTTCGGCTTCCCGTCGAAGGGCTTTTTTCATGTTCCGATGCCGACCGATCTCTCCGGAATCACCGTCGACGTCGCGCGCGCCGAGGCATCCCGCTTCCGGCACCCGCTGTTGCTGCTGCACGGGTTGTGGACCGGAGGATGGATCTGGCGCGATTTCTCCGCGTACCTCGCGCATCGCGGATGGGACGCATGGGTTCCGTCCTTCCTTTCCGGACGCGAGGCGCCCGGCGTGGAGAGCCGCCGGCGCGCGCTCCTCGATGTCTGTCGTGATCTTCCCGCTCCGCCGGTCGTCGTGGCGCACGACGCCGGCTTGGTGTTCGCCGATCTCATCGCCCGTGATCTCCCCCTGCCGGCAATCGTCGCGATCGCACCGCTCGCGCTCCGTCGCCCGGCCGTCTGGAATCGGCCGCGCTGGTGGAGCGCCGCGCTCGGAGGAGACCGGGTCGCACCGCCGGAAGGTGCGGCGGATCCGTTCGCGAGCGGGATTTCCGAAGCGGACGTCCGCCGTCTGCGAACCGATTCGGGAGAGCTCTTTCGGCGCGTGGGCTTACGGGAGCGCGAGCCGGGACGGCTCGTGCTCCCCGGGCTCGTGGTGGCCGCGGAGGCGGATCCCGCGGCGCGGCTCGCGGACTGTCGAGGTCTCGCCGCGCAACGATCCTGGGACTTGAGGATCCAGGCGGTCTCCAGTCATTTCCCGATGCTCGGCCGTTCGGCGACCCGTCTCGCGGACAGCGTCCATCGCTGGATCGTGCGGACGCTCGGCGCCGACCTCCTCGCCTGGGTCGAGGACGATGAGCCCGACGAGTGAACCGCTCGACCCCACTTTACTCTATGAAACAGATTAGATATCAGCCTCCCGTTCAACCACTCCACTCTCAGCAGTGTAAGGAGGCTTTCGATGCCACGACCATTTACCAACACGAAGGACGTGATGGCGGACATGCCGAACGTGTTCAACGCCGGCGCCGCGAAGGGTTTGAAGGCCGTCTACCAGTTCGATCTGACTGGGGACAACGGCGGCAAGTACAACCTCGCCATCGATGACGGCAAGCTGACGACCGGCGAAGGCTCGCATGCGTCGCCGAACATCACGATCACCATGGCGGCGAGCGACTACCTCGACATGGTGAACGGAAAGCTGAACCCGCAGATGGCGTTCATGAGCGGCAAGCTCAAGATCGCGGGCGACATGGGCCTCGCGATGAAGATGCAGCAGCTCTTCCCGATGAGCTGAGCGCTCGCGACGAGCCTTGCGTTACCCGAGGGGGGCCCGACCGCGATGGACGGGCTCCCCTCGGTCGTTTCAGGGGCGTCCGGCGCGGCGCGGCCGCGAAATCAGATGTCGCGGCCGCGATCGTTGAAGGCGCTGTGGATGCCGCACTCGATCTTGTCCCGGCCGGCCCACCGTCCGGCGCGCTCGTCCTCCCCCGCGAGCACGGGTCGCGTACAGGGGGCACAGCCGATGCTGGCGTAGCCGCGTTCGAAGAGCGGATGCAGCGGCAGGTCGTGGCGCTGCATGTACTCGTAGGTGTCACGGGCGCGCCATCGGACCAGCGGGTTCACCTTCATGATCCCGTTCTTCAGCTCCTCGATCACGGGCAAGGCATTGCGGGTGGCGGCCTGGTCGCGGCGCCGACCGTTCATCCAGGCGCGCACGTTTCTGAGGGCCCGCCGCAGCGGCTCGACCTTGTTGATCTCGCAGCAGCGATCGGGGTCGTGGCGAAAGAGGTCGGGCCCGTGCGCGCGCTCGACGTCTTCCTTGCCGACGGCCGGCGCGACCTCCACGAGATTGAATCCGAGGCGTTCGACGAGAAGGTCGCGATACGCCAGGGTCTCGGGGAAGTGGTAGCCCGTGTTGATGAAGACGACCGGGGTCGCCGGCGCGATCGACTGCAGCATGTGGGTGAGCACGACGCCTTCGTGCTGGAAGGAGCAGGTGAGAACGGCGTCGGGGGCGTATCGGTCGACCGTCCACTGGAGGATCTCGGCGGGCTCGGCTTCCTCGAAACGGAGGGCCAGGGCCGCGACGTCCTCTTCATGGGGGGCGACTTTCAACATCGCCGGCCTGTATATCCGCGCCCCCTACCCGGAGCAACGTAGAACGCCATACGAATCACGGGCTTGATGTCCGGAGCCCGCGTGGGACGAGCCGCGCGCGAGCGCCGTGACGCGACCGGGACCCCGTGCGCACCTCGAAGCATTCCGCTACGTTGCGCATCATCGAGGTGCTGTGTCGGCGCCTCCTCGCGGCGACCGACCCGCGGATTCCGGCGCTTCCGGGAGCCGCCCTACGGCTACGCTTTCGCGACCGAGATGGCGCGCGAGGGCACCTCGCGCGTCAGGAAGTCCGTCGCTTCCTCGGGGGTCTCGCCCGTCCGCATCCGCTGCATGCCCTCGCTGACGGTCTTCCGGGTCATGAGGATGCCGTAGCTCTCCATGATCCGGCGGATCATGTCGTAGTGGATCTCGATCGACTGCGTCACCGACTCGTATCCGTGCTGCGCCGCCCGGCGGCGCTCCCAGAACGCGATCGGCGTCATCTGGAAGAAATCGAGGTCCTTCTCGGTCGGCTCGATCAGGATGATGTCGCCCTTGAAGTTGGGATCGTCCTGGTACTGACGGAGCCCGAGCTGGAGCCGCGAGTGCAGGAGGGTGCGGAGCACCTGGTTCAGGATGGTGAGCATCCCGCGATCGGCGAGCTGCACGCCCTCGGCGACGTAGTCGTCCTTCTGCGGATCGTACTTGCGCACCACGCGGTTCGAGAAGGGGCGGAACGGGTTGTAGCAGATGACGAGGTCGGCGCCGTGGTCGATCGCGACGTCGATGTTGGCCGTGCGGCGCACGCCGCCGTCGACGTAGTCGATGCCGCGGATGCGCGCGGGGCGGTAGAAGCCGGGGAGAGCGGTCGAGGCCTGCACTGCCTCGGAAATGGAGAGCGAGCTGTCCTCGTCGTGGCCGAATACGACGCGTTCGGCGGAGTCGAGGTTCATCGCCGAGATGTAGAGCTCCCGCTTGCGTGCCTGGAAGAGCGCCTTGAAACCGTTCGGCATGCGTCGCCGTTCCAGGTTGTCGCGCAGGTAGCGCTCGATGGTCACGTTGTCGAAGAGGCCCGACGGCAGGTAGTCGAGCGGGAACGGAAAAGGGCGGCCGGCGAGCAGTGCCTGCCCGAGCGGTCGCAGCACGTCGGCCGCGTGGGAGATCGACGGAGCCCGTACGAAATCGCGCACCGGGTCCGCGATGGTTTCGGCGAGGGCGGGGCTCTTGGCGACGAGATCGAGGATGGAGCCCGGGATGAAGGCGGCCAGGTCGAGCACGTAGCGGAGGGGGCGCTCGACGAACTCCGCGTAGTTCGGCTGGTAGAAGTCGAACGCCCGGAACTGCGTGAACTCCTCGGAGCTGCCCTCGAGGCTGCGCAGCATCTCGGGCGGCGTGACGCCGCTCGCGAGGGGCGCCGCGAGGAACGCGCCCGCGGAGAGGCCGACGTAGATGTCGAAGTCGGTCGTCTTGCGGTTGACCAGGAAGTCGTCGAATGCCTTCAAGCCGCCGAGCTTGAAGCCGCCGCCGCTGATCGCACCCCCGGCGAGCACGAGGGCGATCCGCGGGTTGCGTTTGCGGACGGTGAGGTCGCTCTTCTGGACGATCGTGATGCCCATGTCACCCTCTCCCCCGCGACACCTGACGGATCTGTAAAGCAGATGGCGAAACCGCGTCAAGCGCGACCCTCCCGCCGCGAGCGAGGTCGGCGGCGTAGGGGTACTCGCGCCGGCGGTTCGTGGTGGATGGCTCGCGCGTCATCAGGTGGCCGCGGGCGTCCCGAGATGCGCGAGCCGGATCCCCGTCAGATCCCGAGCGGCGCGCTCCCGGTCGGCTGGCGTGTCGATCACGCGCCAGAAGCCGTCGAACGGGAAGCCCTGCAACGCGGCGTCGGCGGCGAGCATGGCCGGGTAGGTCTGGCGGGTGATGCTGAAGACGCCGTCCGCCGGCATGAAATCGAAGACGCGGCGGGAGAGGACGTGGACGCCCGCGAACATGTACGGCGTGAGCGGAGACGGGGCGTGCTCCGGCCGACCGAGGAAGCGCCGCACGCGCCCGCCGGCGTCGATCTCGATCTCGCCG encodes:
- a CDS encoding patatin-like phospholipase family protein; the protein is MGITIVQKSDLTVRKRNPRIALVLAGGAISGGGFKLGGLKAFDDFLVNRKTTDFDIYVGLSAGAFLAAPLASGVTPPEMLRSLEGSSEEFTQFRAFDFYQPNYAEFVERPLRYVLDLAAFIPGSILDLVAKSPALAETIADPVRDFVRAPSISHAADVLRPLGQALLAGRPFPFPLDYLPSGLFDNVTIERYLRDNLERRRMPNGFKALFQARKRELYISAMNLDSAERVVFGHDEDSSLSISEAVQASTALPGFYRPARIRGIDYVDGGVRRTANIDVAIDHGADLVICYNPFRPFSNRVVRKYDPQKDDYVAEGVQLADRGMLTILNQVLRTLLHSRLQLGLRQYQDDPNFKGDIILIEPTEKDLDFFQMTPIAFWERRRAAQHGYESVTQSIEIHYDMIRRIMESYGILMTRKTVSEGMQRMRTGETPEEATDFLTREVPSRAISVAKA
- the eno gene encoding phosphopyruvate hydratase, encoding MKIAKVHAREILDSRGNPTVEVDVTLNDGTLGRAAVPSGASTGEYEAVELRDGRDERYSGKGVRRAVDNVNKALARKLVGCDPRRQAEIDRLMIELDGTPNKKRFGANAILGVSLAVARAAAARSGKALYAYLGGARARVLPVPMFNILNGGAHADNTVDLQEFMVMPVGARSFADALRVGAEIFHALRAVLRGRRLSTGVGDEGGFAPNLASDEEALAAIMEAIGAAGYRAGTQVKIAIDAAASELWKDGRYVFKKSGAADRTQADMVDLYADWVDRYPIVSIEDGMAENDWDGWALLTKRLGRKIQLVGDDLFVTNPSRLRQGIEAGAANSILVKVNQIGTLTETLEAITVAREAGYTTVISHRSGETEDSTIADLAVAVNAGQIKTGSPCRGERTAKYNQLLRIEEALGRRATYPGAKAFMFRTPRRAARRR
- a CDS encoding alpha/beta hydrolase, encoding MPTDLSGITVDVARAEASRFRHPLLLLHGLWTGGWIWRDFSAYLAHRGWDAWVPSFLSGREAPGVESRRRALLDVCRDLPAPPVVVAHDAGLVFADLIARDLPLPAIVAIAPLALRRPAVWNRPRWWSAALGGDRVAPPEGAADPFASGISEADVRRLRTDSGELFRRVGLREREPGRLVLPGLVVAAEADPAARLADCRGLAAQRSWDLRIQAVSSHFPMLGRSATRLADSVHRWIVRTLGADLLAWVEDDEPDE
- a CDS encoding protein-L-isoaspartate(D-aspartate) O-methyltransferase, producing MLGLRPALLTLALSLASFVAPLGSSRAADGSALDARLSARGIRDARVLEAFARVPRDAFVPEDALERRFDDKPLPPTFTQVISQPYLLARMIELVQPKADTRVLEVGTGTGYAAALLAELAAEVFSVGVIPESAATARLRLAREGYQNVHVKVGDGSLGWREYGPYDAVIVTSIGPRVPPALIEQLVEGGVLVMPVGPPRGRQVLLRGVKKGFKLRAKEVAELQPGGGSAAPRPPARGPGRGQGATSGAEPERAPKR
- a CDS encoding septum formation initiator family protein, which gives rise to MAAVAATTVLVGVVIFGSRGVLHLRTLTAEQDELDRRIAVLLHENAQLRNRIHRLRADDRTLERLAREQLGFTRPGEVIYRFGARSGSAPDVAP
- a CDS encoding SCP2 sterol-binding domain-containing protein gives rise to the protein MPRPFTNTKDVMADMPNVFNAGAAKGLKAVYQFDLTGDNGGKYNLAIDDGKLTTGEGSHASPNITITMAASDYLDMVNGKLNPQMAFMSGKLKIAGDMGLAMKMQQLFPMS
- a CDS encoding phosphoadenylyl-sulfate reductase — protein: MLKVAPHEEDVAALALRFEEAEPAEILQWTVDRYAPDAVLTCSFQHEGVVLTHMLQSIAPATPVVFINTGYHFPETLAYRDLLVERLGFNLVEVAPAVGKEDVERAHGPDLFRHDPDRCCEINKVEPLRRALRNVRAWMNGRRRDQAATRNALPVIEELKNGIMKVNPLVRWRARDTYEYMQRHDLPLHPLFERGYASIGCAPCTRPVLAGEDERAGRWAGRDKIECGIHSAFNDRGRDI